Within Solea solea chromosome 1, fSolSol10.1, whole genome shotgun sequence, the genomic segment GTCTGCAGATTGTGAAAGtccttttaatatttatattattaacaGGCCACGTCTGATGTGATTATGAACACAATAACTTTCTAAAccctgaaataaacaaatattacatGTTACTTGTCTCTCATATGTTACAGTTAGCAAGGGCAAGTCTTTGGTGCACAGAGTATTCTTAGTTCCCACACTGTATAAAGATGATATGAACTCTTAGATAAAgtgtgtggctcttaaaagagccgttgGGTTGATGAGGTTGTTGCAGTCCGAGCAGTGTGTTTACTTGGAGCTGGTGTACTTGGTGACGGCCTTGGTTCCCTCGGAGACGGCGTGCTTGGCCAGCTCACCGGGCAGCAGGAGACGCACGGCTGTCTGAATCTCCCTGGAGGTGATGGTGGAGCGCTTGTTGTAGTGAGCCAGGCGAGACGCCTCACCGGCGATGCGCTCGAAGATGTCGTTGACGAACGAGTTCATGATGCCCATGGCCTTGGACGAGATGCCAGTGTCGGGATGGACCTGCTTGAGCACCTTGTACACGTAGATGGCGTAGCTCTCCTTcctgctctttctcctcttcttgccTCCTTTGCCGGCGGTCTTAGTCACGGCTTTCTTGGAGCCCTTCTTGGGCGCGGTCTTGGCGGGATCAGGCATCCTGACACAGTTCACACAGATGAATGAATCGTAGCAGGCGGAGGAGACTCTACTTATAAAGTCTCCATGCAAACACCACTGTGTGCTCCCCGTCCTGTGATTGGTTCAATCTCTTACTGTGGTTGGATGAGGGGGAGAtagtgttgtctttgtttgaaacacactggagacattttagaaacaaatacatgatacatttcaataaaataaactatTCTTCAGTTATTTCTCCAGATGTCTACAGATTTGATGCTTCAAATGTCTGATGTAGTTAACACAATGACTTCTGATATGctgtaatataaataaacataggCTACTTTATTTACACGTTTATTATATTTACTAGTGGTgttgttaaaaatatatattagggccgtcaattgaaaaaaatgattgCGATTGGTTGCATCGCTCACTGTGGTTGGATGTGGAGAtggtgttgtctttgtttgaaacaGAGTGgagacattttagaaaacatacacaatacatttaattaaagaaattaaTCGCTTCTGTCCTTCACTTATTTATTCAGACCTAAATAAGTGACTACATTAACATTGTTCCTGTGACTCACATTTACACTTTTCTATCAAGTAGAAGCTCAGAGACTCAAACCTCGGGTAAAAGttagaaaacattgttttacagtcattttttcctttcagttGAACATGAATGTGATGCCTCCATGTTTGTTCAATGaattattaatgatataaaCAGAAgacccagacaaaatgtcctaaCTCTCAAAAGTTGATAATACTAGAACGTTGAATAAAGTTGTCAATTGCAACAACTGTTTACTGTTTTTAATGTCATCTATTACATTTTATTCCATGTATTTATTTGGCGATTCAACAAAATCGATGACACTGAATTTAATTAGCGTTATTGTAATACAAAcatgtcttaaatgtgaatattgtctggtttctttgctccatttgacaaaaaaaatcatcattaaaacttaaaagacatcatgagaacatcatgatttccaggtttgatagCCATTTTTCAACATGCCACATGTCATGTGCCCCCACATGTAGTTAAATAATCATGGTGAGCCGCCAAAGCCTAAAATGCCAGGGCTATTTTCTGGTCCCAGTCCAGCCCTGTCTGTGGCAATGTCCTCTGTCGATATTTCCTGAAGATCTGTTAGTG encodes:
- the LOC131472168 gene encoding histone H2B-like, yielding MPDPAKTAPKKGSKKAVTKTAGKGGKKRRKSRKESYAIYVYKVLKQVHPDTGISSKAMGIMNSFVNDIFERIAGEASRLAHYNKRSTITSREIQTAVRLLLPGELAKHAVSEGTKAVTKYTSSK